A genomic stretch from Helianthus annuus cultivar XRQ/B chromosome 1, HanXRQr2.0-SUNRISE, whole genome shotgun sequence includes:
- the LOC110867066 gene encoding uncharacterized protein LOC110867066: MKELGIKYTRMHYKRRRLLIDCSLINNFLIIQPSMFLLLGNKTSMVRQSEIDEFVECTLKASISVLVVGRTTRMNGVAKEFKPVSAVESFVVIGVDKGGCTKSRSFLDG; encoded by the exons ATGAAAGAATTGGGTATCAAATATACTCGTATGCATTACAAGAGGAGGAGGCTTTTAATTGATTG CTCGCTGATAAACAATTTTCTCATAATACAACCAAGCATGTTCCTTTTG TTGGGAAATAAAACCTCAATGGTTCGTCAAAGTGAAATTGACGAGTTTGTAGAGTGTACTTTAAAGGCGTCTATTTCAGTTTTGGTGGTTGGAAGGACGACAAGGATGAATGGAG TGGCAAAGGAATTCAAGCCAGTGAGTGCTGTTGAGAGCTTTGTGGTTATTGGGGTGGATAAAGGAGGTTGCACAAAGTCAAGGAGTTTTTTGGATGGTTGA
- the LOC110867059 gene encoding cytosolic sulfotransferase 15, producing MSFVTTPGLEDYQEEANLALIFDKYKDKFTTFPKEKGWMTEELYKYQGFWHQSKNVVSVETVMATQDTFQALPTDIYLATLPKSGTTWLKALVFSTVNRNMYKNKPLSSHPLQTSNPHNCLPFVECEVLKTSPTYVDAYLPRLFATHMPYTSLPQSILDSRCRIVYMCRNPKDVLVSLFHFANNLRGKSQNVMTFEEAFEMFTKGVIPNGPYWDHVKGYYKIGLEQPTKIMFLTYEDMKMDTPKYLRRLAKFLGYPFTEEEEAKGKEKLETGGNI from the exons ATGTCATTTGTAACTACACCTGGTTTAGAAGACTATCAAGAAGAGGCCAATCTGGCCCTGATCTTTGATAAATACAAGGATAAATTCACAACTTTCCCAAAAGAGAAAGGTTGGATGACCGAAGAGCTATACAAGTATCAAGGCTTTTGGCACCAATCGAAAAACGTTGTCTCAGTTGAAACTGTGATGGCTACGCAAGACACTTTCCAAGCTCTTCCAACCGACATCTACTTAGCCACACTGCCGAAATCAGGCACAACATGGCTAAAAGCCCTTGTGTTTTCTACTGTGAACAGAAACATGTACAAAAACAAGCCTCTATCATCTCATCCGCTACAAACTTCTAACCCTCATAATTGTTTGCCTTTTGTTGAGTGTGAAGTTTTAAAAACCAGCCCTACTTATGTTGATGCATATTTACCCCGTCTCTTTGCTACCCATATGCCTTACACTTCATTGCCCCAATCCATTCTTGATTCTCGTTGTCGCATAGTTTATATGTGTAGAAATCCTAAAGATGTGTTAGTCTCTTTGTTTCACTTTGCAAATAATTTGAGAGGAAAATCTCAGAATGTAATGACATTCGAGGAGGCTTTTGAAATGTTTACTAAAGGTGTTATACCAAATGGACCATATTGGGATCATGTGAAAGGGTACTACAAAATCGGTTTGGAACAACCAACAAAGATTATGTTTTTAACATATGAGGACATGAAAATGGACACACCAAAGTATTTGAGGCGCCTCGCAAAGTTCTTGGGATACCCTTTCACAGAGGAGGAAGAGGCCAAAG GGAAGGAAAAGTTGGAGACTGGAGGAAACATCTAA